In one Streptomyces sp. T12 genomic region, the following are encoded:
- a CDS encoding CdaR family transcriptional regulator, giving the protein MSHAIRRASELALDETTVTALRAALKTTADEVVQAIIDEVPPYANALSGHMGATIRRAVRTALGHYLDRASGNATGGDAGDAAYELGRGEVRDGRSMDALLSAYRVGARVAWRCLAAGAVPAGLPAAEVAKFAELTFAYIDELSAASAAGHADELAARGRDHERHLEHLARDLLAGASPDVLLASVQRAGWQPPVSLTAVLLPAAQARPAYRALDPSTLVLDDLPDATGVLLVPDADRSHLLRQLTDRTAVVGPARPWTRASASYARAVRARSLSSDIRDTEDHLPELVLSADADAFADLRARALAPLRTLPVATAQRLEETLRAWLLHQGRRDEVAAALFVHPQTVRYRMSQLRELFPDLASPHRVLELTLAVGLRAG; this is encoded by the coding sequence GTGAGCCATGCAATCCGGAGGGCCAGCGAACTGGCCCTGGATGAGACGACGGTCACCGCCCTTCGGGCCGCGCTGAAGACCACCGCCGACGAGGTCGTCCAGGCGATCATCGACGAGGTCCCTCCCTACGCCAACGCCCTCTCGGGCCACATGGGCGCCACCATCCGCCGAGCCGTCCGCACCGCCCTGGGGCACTACCTGGACCGCGCGAGCGGGAACGCCACAGGCGGCGACGCCGGCGACGCCGCCTACGAGCTGGGCCGCGGCGAGGTGCGCGACGGCCGCTCGATGGACGCCCTGCTCAGCGCCTACCGCGTCGGCGCCCGCGTGGCCTGGCGATGCCTGGCAGCGGGTGCCGTACCCGCAGGTCTGCCCGCCGCCGAGGTCGCCAAGTTCGCCGAGCTGACCTTCGCCTACATCGACGAGCTCTCCGCCGCGAGCGCCGCGGGCCACGCCGACGAACTGGCCGCCCGGGGCAGGGACCACGAGCGCCACCTGGAACACCTGGCCCGCGACCTCCTCGCCGGCGCGAGCCCGGACGTGCTGCTGGCCTCTGTTCAACGGGCCGGGTGGCAGCCTCCGGTTTCGCTGACCGCGGTTCTGCTGCCCGCCGCCCAGGCCCGGCCTGCCTACCGCGCGCTCGACCCGAGCACCCTCGTCCTCGACGATCTGCCGGACGCCACCGGTGTGCTGCTCGTCCCCGATGCCGACCGATCACATCTCTTGCGGCAGCTGACCGACCGCACCGCCGTGGTCGGCCCGGCCCGGCCATGGACTCGTGCGTCCGCCTCGTACGCACGAGCCGTACGCGCGCGCTCCCTCTCCTCCGATATCCGCGACACCGAGGACCACCTGCCCGAGCTGGTGCTGAGCGCCGACGCGGACGCGTTCGCAGACCTGCGTGCCCGGGCCCTCGCACCGTTGCGGACCTTGCCTGTCGCGACCGCACAGCGGCTGGAGGAGACGTTGCGGGCGTGGCTGCTGCACCAGGGCAGGCGGGACGAGGTGGCGGCGGCGTTGTTCGTCCATCCCCAGACGGTCCGGTACCGGATGTCGCAGCTGCGGGAGCTGTTTCCGGATCTCGCATCGCCACACCGGGTCCTTGAACTGACACTGGCGGTCGGTCTTCGGGCCGGCTGA
- a CDS encoding ferredoxin reductase — MTSTALRSRAWKLLEMVTTPLLPSDYLDLVSPLRAGADLRGRIEAVHPETGDAATIVIRPGRGWRGHTAGQYVRIGVDVDGVRLWRAYSLTSPTNRQDGRVTITVKAIPDGKVSNHLVRRAKPGTLIQLDQPTGDFVLPQAKPAKVLCLTAGSGITPVMGMLRDTEFDDVVMVHCAPQPQDVIFRNELHALVADKKLRLTEVHTDTDGMLDIARLDELVPDWAERETWACGPAGLLDAAEKHWSEHGVPERLHTERFRPSIVVAGDGGEVTFSATGKTVDADGATPLLDVGEEAGVLMPSGCRMGICFGCVSPLKAGAVRDLRTGDITEAEPGVLIQTCVSAAAGPCDIER; from the coding sequence ATGACGAGTACAGCCCTCCGCAGCAGGGCGTGGAAACTGCTGGAGATGGTCACGACGCCGCTGCTGCCGTCGGACTACCTCGACCTGGTCAGCCCGCTGCGTGCGGGCGCTGACCTGCGTGGGCGCATCGAGGCCGTGCACCCCGAGACGGGTGACGCCGCGACCATCGTGATCAGGCCGGGACGGGGCTGGCGCGGCCACACGGCCGGTCAGTACGTGCGGATCGGGGTCGACGTCGACGGGGTGCGCCTGTGGCGTGCCTACTCCCTCACCTCGCCGACAAACCGCCAGGACGGCCGCGTCACGATCACCGTGAAGGCGATCCCGGACGGCAAGGTCAGCAACCACCTGGTCCGCAGGGCCAAACCGGGCACGCTGATCCAGCTCGACCAGCCGACCGGTGACTTCGTGCTGCCGCAGGCCAAGCCCGCCAAGGTGCTCTGCCTGACGGCAGGCAGCGGCATCACGCCCGTGATGGGCATGCTGCGCGACACCGAGTTCGACGACGTCGTCATGGTCCACTGCGCGCCACAGCCGCAAGACGTGATCTTCCGCAACGAGCTGCACGCCCTGGTCGCGGACAAGAAGCTGCGGCTCACCGAGGTGCACACCGATACAGACGGCATGCTCGACATCGCCCGTCTCGACGAACTCGTGCCCGACTGGGCCGAGCGCGAGACCTGGGCCTGCGGGCCCGCGGGCCTGCTCGACGCCGCCGAAAAGCACTGGAGCGAGCACGGCGTCCCAGAGCGCCTGCACACCGAACGCTTCCGCCCCAGCATCGTCGTGGCCGGCGACGGCGGCGAGGTCACGTTCAGCGCCACCGGCAAGACCGTCGACGCGGACGGCGCCACGCCGTTGCTGGACGTCGGCGAGGAGGCCGGCGTGCTCATGCCCTCCGGGTGCCGCATGGGCATCTGCTTCGGCTGCGTCTCGCCGCTCAAGGCGGGCGCCGTCCGCGACCTGCGTACCGGCGATATCACCGAGGCCGAGCCGGGCGTCCTCATCCAGACCTGCGTGTCCGCCGCGGCGGGCCCCTGCGACATCGAACGGTAG
- a CDS encoding acyl-CoA desaturase, translating to MTAIDPTAHLTAEQIEELGRELDAIRDEVIAGRGEKDAAYIRKVISAQRKLELVSRGVLLFSIFPPAWLIGTAGLSVAKIMDNMEIGHNVLHGQWDWMRDPKIHSTTWEWDHVSPSDQWKHSHNELHHTYTNVIGKDNDLGYGIMRVDEDQKWHPFHLGQPLWNFINACFFEYGIAAYDLELGKNLHKRRRKNPEFRARAKAVGRKIRKQVLKDYVIHPLLSGPSFLPTLAATFTANLVRNIWSHSVIMCGHFPEGVQVFERRSIKGETRGQWYLRQMMGSANISGSKAMHFMTGNLSHQIEHHLFPDLPSNRYAEVAVKVRALFEKYELEYVTGPLPKQVFSAWRKVFRLSLPNKKPTVKTPDREQELVAA from the coding sequence TTGACCGCCATCGACCCCACCGCCCACCTGACCGCGGAGCAGATCGAGGAGCTTGGCCGCGAGCTGGACGCGATCCGCGACGAGGTGATCGCCGGCCGCGGCGAGAAAGACGCCGCCTACATCCGCAAGGTCATCTCGGCGCAGCGCAAGCTCGAGCTGGTCAGCAGGGGCGTGCTGCTGTTCTCGATCTTCCCGCCCGCGTGGCTGATCGGCACCGCCGGTCTGTCCGTGGCGAAGATCATGGACAACATGGAGATCGGTCACAACGTCCTGCACGGCCAGTGGGACTGGATGCGGGACCCGAAGATCCACTCCACCACCTGGGAGTGGGATCACGTCTCGCCGTCCGACCAGTGGAAGCACTCGCACAACGAGCTGCACCACACGTACACCAACGTGATCGGCAAGGACAACGACCTCGGCTACGGCATCATGCGCGTCGACGAGGACCAGAAGTGGCACCCGTTCCACCTCGGCCAGCCGCTGTGGAACTTCATCAACGCCTGCTTCTTCGAGTACGGCATCGCAGCGTACGACCTGGAACTCGGCAAGAACCTGCACAAGCGCCGCCGCAAGAACCCGGAGTTCCGCGCGCGGGCCAAGGCCGTGGGCCGCAAGATCCGCAAGCAGGTGCTCAAGGACTACGTGATCCACCCGCTGCTGTCGGGCCCGTCGTTCCTCCCCACGCTCGCCGCCACGTTCACCGCGAACCTGGTCCGCAACATCTGGTCCCACTCGGTGATCATGTGCGGGCACTTCCCCGAAGGCGTGCAGGTCTTCGAGCGCCGGTCGATCAAGGGCGAGACGCGCGGCCAGTGGTACCTGCGCCAGATGATGGGCTCGGCGAACATCAGCGGCAGCAAGGCCATGCACTTCATGACCGGCAACCTCTCGCACCAGATCGAGCACCACCTGTTCCCGGACCTGCCGAGCAACCGGTACGCCGAGGTCGCGGTGAAGGTGCGCGCGCTGTTCGAGAAGTACGAGCTGGAGTACGTCACCGGGCCGCTGCCCAAGCAGGTGTTCTCCGCGTGGCGCAAGGTCTTCCGGCTCTCGCTGCCGAACAAGAAGCCCACGGTCAAGACGCCGGACCGCGAGCAGGAGCTCGTCGCGGCCTGA